A single Arachidicoccus sp. BS20 DNA region contains:
- the ykgO gene encoding type B 50S ribosomal protein L36 has protein sequence MKVRASVKKRSADCKIVRRKGKLYIINKKNPRFKQRQG, from the coding sequence ATGAAAGTAAGAGCATCAGTAAAAAAGCGCAGCGCCGACTGCAAAATCGTTCGCAGAAAAGGAAAGCTGTACATTATTAACAAAAAGAATCCTCGTTTTAAACAAAGACAAGGATAA
- the rpsM gene encoding 30S ribosomal protein S13, with translation MARIAGIDLPKNKRGEIGLTYIFGIGRSTAQYILTKAGIDFDKKVNQWTDDEQAAIRNIINGEIKVEGALRSEVQMNIKRLLDIACYRGLRHRKGLPVRGQRTRTNSRTRKGKRKTVAGKKKAPKK, from the coding sequence ATGGCTCGTATTGCCGGCATAGACTTACCCAAAAATAAAAGAGGCGAAATAGGATTGACCTATATTTTTGGTATTGGACGTTCAACAGCTCAGTATATTCTTACTAAAGCTGGTATTGATTTCGATAAAAAAGTAAATCAATGGACGGATGATGAACAAGCTGCTATCCGTAACATTATCAACGGAGAAATCAAAGTTGAAGGTGCTTTGCGTAGTGAAGTGCAAATGAATATTAAGCGTTTACTGGATATTGCTTGCTATCGTGGTCTTCGTCATCGTAAAGGATTGCCTGTTCGTGGTCAGCGTACACGTACCAATAGCCGTACCCGCAAAGGGAAACGTAAAACGGTTGCAGGTAAAAAGAAAGCGCCTAAGAAATAG
- the rpsK gene encoding 30S ribosomal protein S11 — protein MAKGKQQTSAKAAAKKRVVKVDAHGDAHISATFNNIIVALTNKQGQVISWSSAGKMGFRGSKKNTPYAAQLAAADAAKVAVDAGLKKIDVFVKGPGAGREGAIRSLAQSGLEVAIIRDITPLPHNGCRPPKKRRV, from the coding sequence ATGGCAAAAGGAAAACAACAAACCAGCGCAAAAGCTGCCGCTAAAAAAAGAGTGGTAAAGGTAGATGCGCATGGCGATGCGCACATCAGCGCAACATTCAACAACATCATTGTAGCGCTTACCAACAAGCAAGGACAAGTAATTTCTTGGTCTTCTGCCGGTAAAATGGGCTTTCGCGGTTCTAAAAAGAATACGCCTTATGCAGCGCAATTAGCTGCAGCAGATGCTGCAAAAGTAGCAGTAGATGCAGGCTTAAAGAAAATTGACGTTTTTGTAAAAGGTCCGGGTGCAGGTCGTGAAGGCGCTATCCGTTCTTTGGCGCAAAGCGGTTTGGAAGTTGCAATTATCAGAGATATTACACCGCTTCCGCACAATGGTTGCCGTCCTCCTAAGAAGAGAAGAGTTTAA
- the rpsD gene encoding 30S ribosomal protein S4: MARYTGPKTKISRIFGEPILGNGKYLGKNSNPPGQHGALRKRKQLGEYATQLKEKQKAKYTYGVLERQFRNTFEEANRIKGVTGENLIKLLEARLDNTVFRLGIAESRPAARQLVSHKHITVNGDIVNIPSYQLKPGDIIGLKEKSEANAALTSRIRGKNPKFSWLDWNESEKKGTFITYPERESVPENIKEQLIVELYSK; this comes from the coding sequence ATGGCACGTTACACAGGTCCAAAGACCAAAATCAGCCGTATTTTCGGCGAGCCTATTTTAGGCAACGGAAAATATCTTGGCAAAAACAGCAATCCTCCCGGTCAGCACGGTGCATTGCGCAAGCGTAAACAATTGGGCGAATATGCTACTCAGTTGAAAGAAAAACAAAAAGCAAAATACACTTACGGTGTATTGGAACGCCAGTTTCGCAATACCTTTGAAGAGGCTAACCGCATAAAAGGTGTTACAGGCGAAAACCTGATTAAATTGCTGGAAGCTCGTTTGGACAATACAGTTTTCCGTTTAGGAATTGCAGAATCCCGTCCGGCAGCGCGCCAGTTGGTAAGCCACAAGCATATTACCGTAAACGGCGACATTGTAAACATTCCTTCTTATCAGTTGAAGCCCGGCGATATTATCGGTTTGAAAGAAAAGAGTGAGGCGAATGCAGCATTAACAAGCCGTATTCGTGGCAAAAATCCTAAATTTTCCTGGCTTGACTGGAATGAAAGTGAAAAGAAAGGTACTTTTATTACCTATCCTGAAAGAGAAAGTGTTCCGGAAAATATCAAAGAGCAGTTGATTGTAGAATTGTATTCTAAGTAA
- a CDS encoding DNA-directed RNA polymerase subunit alpha: MAILNFQKPDKIVLQKITDFEGKFEFRPLEPGFGLTVGNALRRILLSSLEGYAIVGIKIDGVDHEFATIRGVTEDVTELILNLKQVRFKKIVEQEVSSEKIVLSVKGKNEFTAAQIGEATSSFGIMNPELVLCTLDTSAKLDIELTIGKGRGYIPAEENKLKDTAFGYIAIDSIHTPIKNVKIAIENYRVEQRTDYEKLLLDVITDGTIHPEEAVKQASRILIQHLMIITDENITFDSKEDKKEDVVDEQVLQLRKVLKTPLEDLDLSVRAFNCLKAAKINSLSELVQYEQEDLMKFRNFGQKSLTEIEQVLHERGLQFGMDLARMGIEVND; the protein is encoded by the coding sequence ATGGCCATATTAAACTTTCAAAAACCCGATAAAATCGTTTTACAGAAAATAACTGATTTCGAAGGTAAATTTGAATTTCGTCCACTCGAACCGGGATTCGGTCTTACAGTGGGCAATGCATTGCGCAGAATATTGCTTAGCTCATTGGAAGGATATGCAATTGTAGGTATCAAAATTGATGGCGTTGACCATGAATTTGCTACTATTCGCGGCGTTACCGAAGATGTAACTGAGCTGATTCTGAATCTAAAACAAGTACGTTTCAAGAAGATTGTTGAACAGGAAGTAAGCAGCGAAAAAATCGTTTTGTCTGTTAAAGGTAAGAACGAATTTACAGCCGCTCAAATTGGCGAAGCGACTTCAAGTTTCGGAATTATGAATCCGGAATTGGTGTTGTGTACTTTAGATACGTCTGCGAAATTGGACATTGAATTAACTATCGGCAAAGGTCGTGGTTATATTCCTGCTGAAGAAAACAAGCTGAAGGACACAGCGTTTGGCTATATCGCTATCGATTCTATTCATACACCTATCAAAAATGTAAAAATAGCCATTGAAAACTATCGTGTAGAACAACGTACAGACTATGAAAAATTGTTGTTAGACGTGATTACCGATGGAACTATTCATCCTGAAGAGGCGGTAAAACAAGCATCAAGAATTTTGATTCAGCATTTGATGATTATTACCGATGAAAACATCACTTTCGACAGTAAGGAAGATAAGAAAGAAGATGTGGTGGATGAACAAGTATTGCAATTGCGCAAAGTATTGAAAACACCGTTGGAAGATTTAGACCTTTCTGTACGTGCATTCAATTGTTTGAAAGCTGCAAAAATCAACTCTTTGAGCGAATTGGTTCAATATGAACAAGAAGACTTGATGAAGTTCCGCAACTTCGGTCAGAAGTCTTTAACCGAAATCGAGCAGGTATTGCACGAAAGAGGTTTACAATTCGGTATGGACTTGGCTCGTATGGGTATCGAAGTAAACGATTAA